One segment of Panthera leo isolate Ple1 chromosome A3, P.leo_Ple1_pat1.1, whole genome shotgun sequence DNA contains the following:
- the MSGN1 gene encoding mesogenin-1 — translation MDNLRETFLGLEEGLGPSDSPGLLSSWDWNDRAGPFESNEASPTQSLSPAPSLESYASSPRPAVAGLPCGHGGANGGGSGACGGRGTGGLGEVDYNVLAFQPAYLQGAGGPKTQKGAKVRMSVQRRRKASEREKLRMRTLADALHTLRNYLPPVYSQRGQPLTKIQTLKYTIKYIGELTDLLNGGREPRPQSA, via the coding sequence ATGGACAACCTGCGTGAGACCTTCCTCGGCCTCGAGGAGGGCTTGGGCCCCTCCGACAGCCCCGGCCTGCTGTCGTCCTGGGACTGGAATGACAGGGCAGGGCCCTTTGAGTCGAACGAGGCCTCCCCCACTCAGAGCCTGTCTCCGGCTCCATCGCTGGAGTCCTATGCTTCTTCTCCCCGTCCAGCTGTGGCTGGGCTGCCCTGTGGGCACGGAGGTGCCAACGGTGGGGGCAGCGGTGCCTGCGGTGGCCGTGGGACCGGTGGCCTGGGGGAGGTGGACTACAACGTGTTAGCCTTCCAGCCTGCCTATCTGCAGGGCGCTGGTGGCCCCAAGACCCAGAAGGGCGCCAAAGTCAGGATGTCCGTGCAGCGGAGACGGAAGGCCAGCGAGAGGGAGAAGCTCCGAATGAGGACCTTGGCCGATGCCCTGCACACCCTTCGGAATTACCTGCCACCTGTCTACAGCCAGAGGGGCCAGCCGCTCACCAAGATCCAGACGCTGAAGTACACCATCAAGTACATCGGAGAGCTCACAGACCTCCTCAACGGCGGGCGAGAGCCTCGGCCCCAGAGCGCTTGA